The following are encoded in a window of Vespa crabro chromosome 2, iyVesCrab1.2, whole genome shotgun sequence genomic DNA:
- the LOC124432990 gene encoding lys-63-specific deubiquitinase BRCC36-like — MSSLTLQKVQLHADVYMVCLHHALSTEYFEVMGLLIGNCVKGIANISAVMILYRLDKQKDRVEISPEQLLKAAAEADRLTIELKHPMRVLGWYHSHPHITVFPSHVDIGTQATYQTMDSGFVGLIFSVFSEAKDSKEQEISLICFQSHDGISVEIPLEIVCTPELSDICLKTMTDIPKILVQEEEDTAEACRDHPDIFATIHNNAVKTRALLHITDIITRPLVLTFETRIALNKLRAAHLRKQMLELQQLCKG, encoded by the exons ATGAGTTCATTAACATTGCAAAAGGTACAATTACACGCAGATGTTTATATGGTCTGTTTGCATCATGCTTTGTCAACAGAATATTTTGAAGTAATGGGTTTACTTATTGGAAAC tGTGTTAAAGGTATAGCAAATATATCTGCTGTTATGATATTATATCGTTTAGACAAGCAAAAAGATCGCGTTGAAATATCCCCTGAACAACTATTAAAAGCAGCTGCCGAAGCAGATCGTTTAACAATAGAATTAAAACATCCCATGCGAGTTCTTGGATGGTATCACTCCCATCCACATATTACTGTATTTCCATCTCATGTAG ACATTGGAACTCAAGCAACTTATCAAACAATGGATTCCGGTTTCGTAGGTTTAATATTTTCAGTATTTTCTGAGGCTAAGGATTCAAAG GAACAAGAAATATCTTTGATTTGTTTTCAATCTCATGATGGAATATCTGTAGAAATTCCATTAGAAATTGTATGTACCCCAGAATTATCAGACATATGTTTGAAA ACAATGACAGACATACCAAAGATTTTGGTgcaagaagaagaggataCAGCAGAAGCATGTAGAGATCATCCAGACATTTTTGCTACTATACATAATAATGCTG TCAAAACTCGCGCACTTCTTCATATCACAGATATTATTACTAGACCTTTAGTACTTACATTTGAAACAAGAATagcattaaataaattacgtGCGGCGCATCTTCGAAAGCAAATGTTAGAGTTACAGCAACTCTGTAAAGGTTAA
- the LOC124432979 gene encoding kinase suppressor of Ras 2 isoform X2, producing MADSEDPEQEIRRALDVVQSMIDISADRLEGLRTQCSTSAELTQQEIRTLEGKLIKLYSKQLVTKAKLTVESLPAEMRQYPSLQQWLRVVGLTQESIQMVCSKANSLEALKEKSEHELGTMLGENNIKHEEELRRLCRALHNLRRYMDVLLRGEVDNSDMNLYWDSWDRHHLRTGASPRPIRSRTTRCSVPSEDSIPYHNNNNNLTSDMLAQASSITSLSSTSPPSTPLLQRQGHAIKFPTTPPPCKKHQIGLQNTISQPEVFPLTKSKSHESQLANRLENGDTASSCASEHHVSSVGRRNRLPTEPGSCSSNADIMTECFLPNSNSPIKSPPYSSADSDDNSFKGTVITSLQVPKSPRTPTVTRGMGHIIAHRFTKTFKMMTTCDFCDKQMFIGTGLKCKECKYKCHRDCESKVPPSCGLPQELFDEFKRSVQGDGMVNVSPILNKPIITSPNHHSSNLLASLNRRDRKRSHPHSSMNIPFQGADSSSNTSSCNSSTPSSPALLPANTSQTPQAPMKQQFHFPDVVLNEKGVTLETHRLESTTVSSDSERTVSVSGSGSVSTDSERTPVRVDSQDSQVSDGEPGDSRWPRQNSLSMREWDIPYDELKIGEPIGTGRFGTVYRGNWHGDVAIKVLNMDYYLDDDKTLEAFKLEVATFRKTRHENLVLFMGACMKPPCLAIVTSMSKGMTLYTHIHLRKDKFNMNKTTIIAQQISQGMGYLHARGIVHKDLKSKNIFLENGKVVITDFGLFSVTKLCYGNRKGNGLSIPPGWLCYLAPEIVRRLKPQQTRDQEELPFTDASDVYAFGTVWYELLCGEWPFKGQPPEAIIWQVGKGMKQPLANLQASRDVKDILMFCWSYHPENRPDFAKLLTTLEKLPRKRLARSPSHPIHLSRSAESVF from the exons ATGGCGGACAGTGAAGATCCGGAACAAGAGATTCGACGAGCCTTGGACGTCGTTCAATCCATGATTGACATTTCTGCCGATCGACTGGAAGGTTTGAGAACTCAATGCTCGACCAGTGCGGAACTAACTCAACAGGAGATACGAACGTTGGAA GGAAAATTGATTAAGTTATATTCGAAGCAACTCGTGACTAAAGCCAAACTTACTGTAGAATCATTACCAGCAGAAATGAGACAGTATCCATCCTTGCAACAGTGGTTACGTGTAGTGGGTCTAACACAAGAATCCATTcaa ATGGTTTGTTCAAAAGCTAATTCTCTTGAagcattgaaagaaaaatcagaacATGAATTGGGTACTATGCTAGgtgagaataatattaaacatgaAGAAGAACTTCGTAGACTTTGTAGAGCATTGCACAATCTGCGCAGATATATGG ATGTACTTTTAAGAGGAGAGGTGGATAACAGTGATATGAACTTGTATTGGGATTCTTGGGATAGACATCATTTACGTACCGGCGCATCTCCTAGACCAATTCGTTCTCGTACTACAAGATGTTCTGTTCCCTCTGAAGATAGTATTCCatatcacaataacaataataatctcaCTAGCGATATGCTAGCGCAAGCTTCTTCTATTACATCTTTATCATCTACTAGTCCACCTTCTACGCCATTATTACAAAGACAAGGGCATg CGATCAAATTTCCTACAACTCCACCTCCTTGTAAAAAACATCAAATTGGTTTACAAAATACTATATCACAACCGGAAGTGTTTCCATTAACTAAGTCAAAATCTCATGAATCACAGTTAGCAAATCGTCTCGAAAATGGAGACACAGCTTCTag ttgtGCAAGCGAACATCATGTTAGTTCTGTAGGAAGGAGAAATCGTTTACCTACAGAACCAGGATCATGCAGTAGCAATGCAGATATCATGACAGAATGCTTCTTACCAAATAGTAACAGTCCTATTAAATCACCTCCATATTCCAGTGCAGATAGTGATGATAACAGTTTTAAAGGAACTG taaTAACAAGCTTGCAAGTGCCAAAATCGCCGCGTACTCCAACTGTAACACGTGGGATGGGTCATATTATTGCTCATCGTTTTACAAAAACCTTTAAAATGATGACTACTTGCGACTTTTGTGACAAACAAATGTTTATAGGAACTGGCTTGAAATGCAaagaatgtaaatataaatgtcaTAGAGACTGTGAATCTAAAGTACCTCCCTCTTGTGGCCTACCTCAAGAACTTTTTGATGAGTTCAAAAGATCTGTTCAGGGTGATG gTATGGTTAATGTGTCTCCAATATTGAACAAACCAATCATAACATCCCCAAATCATCATAGTTCTAATTTATTGGCTTCGTTGAATCGAAGAGATCGAAAGCGATCACACCCTCATTCTTCAATGAATATACCTTTTCAg GGTGCTGATTCTAGTTCGAATACCTCGAGCTGCAATAGCTCAACACCTTCTAGTCCAGCTTTATTACCTGCCAATACTAGCCAAACTCCACAAGCACCTATGAAGCAACAGTTCCATTTTCCAg ATGttgtattaaatgaaaaaggtGTTACATTGGAAACACATCGTCTTGAAAGTACAACCGTCTCGAGTGATAGTGAGAGGACAGTAAGTGTTTCTGGCTCTGGCAGTGTTAGCACTGATTCAGAAAGAACACCAGTCAGAGTAGATTCCCAGGATTCTCAGGTTTCTGATGGGGAACCAGGAGATAGCCGGTGGCCTCGTCAAAATAGC TTATCTATGAGGGAATGGGACATTCCATatgatgaattaaaaattggAGAACCTATAGGTACTGGAAGATTTGGAACAGTCTACAGAGGAAATTGGCATGGAGATGTTGCGATTAAAGTTTTAAATATGGACTATTATCTTGATGACGATAAAACATTAGAAGCCTTCAAATTAGAA GTGGCTACATTCCGAAAGACTAGACACGAAAATTTGGTTTTATTTATGGGAGCTTGTATGAAACCCCCTTGTTTAGCTATAGTAACTAGTATGAGCAAAGGCATGACACTTTACACCCACATTCATTTACGAAAAGATAAATTCAATATGAATAAAACGACTATTATCGCTCAACAGATTTCTcag GGAATGGGGTATCTTCATGCCCGTGGTATAGTTCACAAGGATTTGAAAAgcaaaaacatatttttagaaaatggaaaagtaGTAATAACTGATTTTGGTCTATTCAGTGTTACTAAACTCTGTTATGGTAATAG GAAAGGTAATGGATTAAGCATACCACCAGGTTGGTTGTGTTATTTGGCTCCTGAAATTGTACGACGATTAAAACCGCAACAAACTCGAGATCAAGAAGAATTACCATTTACAGATGCTTCTGACGTTTATGCATTTGG AACTGTGTGGTATGAACTTTTATGCGGTGAATGGCCATTCAAAGGTCAACCTCCTGAAGCTATAATTTGGCAAGTAGGTAAAGGAATGAAGCAACCTTTGGCTAATTTACAAGCCTCCCGTGATGTTAAG gatATTTTGATGTTTTGTTGGTCGTACCATCCTGAAAATCGACCTGACTTTGCAAAACTGTTAACTACACTTGAAAAGCTACCTCGTAAAAGGTTAGCACGTAGTCCTTCTCATCCTATTCATCTTTCTCGTTCTGCAGAATCTGTGTTTTGA
- the LOC124432979 gene encoding kinase suppressor of Ras 2 isoform X3 produces MADSEDPEQEIRRALDVVQSMIDISADRLEGLRTQCSTSAELTQQEIRTLEGKLIKLYSKQLVTKAKLTVESLPAEMRQYPSLQQWLRVVGLTQESIQMVCSKANSLEALKEKSEHELGTMLGENNIKHEEELRRLCRALHNLRRYMDVLLRGEVDNSDMNLYWDSWDRHHLRTGASPRPIRSRTTRCSVPSEDSIPYHNNNNNLTSDMLAQASSITSLSSTSPPSTPLLQRQGHAIKFPTTPPPCKKHQIGLQNTISQPEVFPLTKSKSHESQLANRLENGDTASSCASEHHVSSVGRRNRLPTEPGSCSSNADIMTECFLPNSNSPIKSPPYSSADSDDNSFKGTVITSLQVPKSPRTPTVTRGMGHIIAHRFTKTFKMMTTCDFCDKQMFIGTGLKCKECKYKCHRDCESKVPPSCGLPQELFDEFKRSVQGDGMVNVSPILNKPIITSPNHHSSNLLASLNRRDRKRSHPHSSMNIPFQGADSSSNTSSCNSSTPSSPALLPANTSQTPQAPMKQQFHFPGVTLETHRLESTTVSSDSERTVSVSGSGSVSTDSERTPVRVDSQDSQVSDGEPGDSRWPRQNSLSMREWDIPYDELKIGEPIGTGRFGTVYRGNWHGDVAIKVLNMDYYLDDDKTLEAFKLEVATFRKTRHENLVLFMGACMKPPCLAIVTSMSKGMTLYTHIHLRKDKFNMNKTTIIAQQISQGMGYLHARGIVHKDLKSKNIFLENGKVVITDFGLFSVTKLCYGNRKGNGLSIPPGWLCYLAPEIVRRLKPQQTRDQEELPFTDASDVYAFGTVWYELLCGEWPFKGQPPEAIIWQVGKGMKQPLANLQASRDVKDILMFCWSYHPENRPDFAKLLTTLEKLPRKRLARSPSHPIHLSRSAESVF; encoded by the exons ATGGCGGACAGTGAAGATCCGGAACAAGAGATTCGACGAGCCTTGGACGTCGTTCAATCCATGATTGACATTTCTGCCGATCGACTGGAAGGTTTGAGAACTCAATGCTCGACCAGTGCGGAACTAACTCAACAGGAGATACGAACGTTGGAA GGAAAATTGATTAAGTTATATTCGAAGCAACTCGTGACTAAAGCCAAACTTACTGTAGAATCATTACCAGCAGAAATGAGACAGTATCCATCCTTGCAACAGTGGTTACGTGTAGTGGGTCTAACACAAGAATCCATTcaa ATGGTTTGTTCAAAAGCTAATTCTCTTGAagcattgaaagaaaaatcagaacATGAATTGGGTACTATGCTAGgtgagaataatattaaacatgaAGAAGAACTTCGTAGACTTTGTAGAGCATTGCACAATCTGCGCAGATATATGG ATGTACTTTTAAGAGGAGAGGTGGATAACAGTGATATGAACTTGTATTGGGATTCTTGGGATAGACATCATTTACGTACCGGCGCATCTCCTAGACCAATTCGTTCTCGTACTACAAGATGTTCTGTTCCCTCTGAAGATAGTATTCCatatcacaataacaataataatctcaCTAGCGATATGCTAGCGCAAGCTTCTTCTATTACATCTTTATCATCTACTAGTCCACCTTCTACGCCATTATTACAAAGACAAGGGCATg CGATCAAATTTCCTACAACTCCACCTCCTTGTAAAAAACATCAAATTGGTTTACAAAATACTATATCACAACCGGAAGTGTTTCCATTAACTAAGTCAAAATCTCATGAATCACAGTTAGCAAATCGTCTCGAAAATGGAGACACAGCTTCTag ttgtGCAAGCGAACATCATGTTAGTTCTGTAGGAAGGAGAAATCGTTTACCTACAGAACCAGGATCATGCAGTAGCAATGCAGATATCATGACAGAATGCTTCTTACCAAATAGTAACAGTCCTATTAAATCACCTCCATATTCCAGTGCAGATAGTGATGATAACAGTTTTAAAGGAACTG taaTAACAAGCTTGCAAGTGCCAAAATCGCCGCGTACTCCAACTGTAACACGTGGGATGGGTCATATTATTGCTCATCGTTTTACAAAAACCTTTAAAATGATGACTACTTGCGACTTTTGTGACAAACAAATGTTTATAGGAACTGGCTTGAAATGCAaagaatgtaaatataaatgtcaTAGAGACTGTGAATCTAAAGTACCTCCCTCTTGTGGCCTACCTCAAGAACTTTTTGATGAGTTCAAAAGATCTGTTCAGGGTGATG gTATGGTTAATGTGTCTCCAATATTGAACAAACCAATCATAACATCCCCAAATCATCATAGTTCTAATTTATTGGCTTCGTTGAATCGAAGAGATCGAAAGCGATCACACCCTCATTCTTCAATGAATATACCTTTTCAg GGTGCTGATTCTAGTTCGAATACCTCGAGCTGCAATAGCTCAACACCTTCTAGTCCAGCTTTATTACCTGCCAATACTAGCCAAACTCCACAAGCACCTATGAAGCAACAGTTCCATTTTCCAg gtGTTACATTGGAAACACATCGTCTTGAAAGTACAACCGTCTCGAGTGATAGTGAGAGGACAGTAAGTGTTTCTGGCTCTGGCAGTGTTAGCACTGATTCAGAAAGAACACCAGTCAGAGTAGATTCCCAGGATTCTCAGGTTTCTGATGGGGAACCAGGAGATAGCCGGTGGCCTCGTCAAAATAGC TTATCTATGAGGGAATGGGACATTCCATatgatgaattaaaaattggAGAACCTATAGGTACTGGAAGATTTGGAACAGTCTACAGAGGAAATTGGCATGGAGATGTTGCGATTAAAGTTTTAAATATGGACTATTATCTTGATGACGATAAAACATTAGAAGCCTTCAAATTAGAA GTGGCTACATTCCGAAAGACTAGACACGAAAATTTGGTTTTATTTATGGGAGCTTGTATGAAACCCCCTTGTTTAGCTATAGTAACTAGTATGAGCAAAGGCATGACACTTTACACCCACATTCATTTACGAAAAGATAAATTCAATATGAATAAAACGACTATTATCGCTCAACAGATTTCTcag GGAATGGGGTATCTTCATGCCCGTGGTATAGTTCACAAGGATTTGAAAAgcaaaaacatatttttagaaaatggaaaagtaGTAATAACTGATTTTGGTCTATTCAGTGTTACTAAACTCTGTTATGGTAATAG GAAAGGTAATGGATTAAGCATACCACCAGGTTGGTTGTGTTATTTGGCTCCTGAAATTGTACGACGATTAAAACCGCAACAAACTCGAGATCAAGAAGAATTACCATTTACAGATGCTTCTGACGTTTATGCATTTGG AACTGTGTGGTATGAACTTTTATGCGGTGAATGGCCATTCAAAGGTCAACCTCCTGAAGCTATAATTTGGCAAGTAGGTAAAGGAATGAAGCAACCTTTGGCTAATTTACAAGCCTCCCGTGATGTTAAG gatATTTTGATGTTTTGTTGGTCGTACCATCCTGAAAATCGACCTGACTTTGCAAAACTGTTAACTACACTTGAAAAGCTACCTCGTAAAAGGTTAGCACGTAGTCCTTCTCATCCTATTCATCTTTCTCGTTCTGCAGAATCTGTGTTTTGA
- the LOC124432979 gene encoding kinase suppressor of Ras 2 isoform X1, which produces MADSEDPEQEIRRALDVVQSMIDISADRLEGLRTQCSTSAELTQQEIRTLEGKLIKLYSKQLVTKAKLTVESLPAEMRQYPSLQQWLRVVGLTQESIQMVCSKANSLEALKEKSEHELGTMLGENNIKHEEELRRLCRALHNLRRYMDVLLRGEVDNSDMNLYWDSWDRHHLRTGASPRPIRSRTTRCSVPSEDSIPYHNNNNNLTSDMLAQASSITSLSSTSPPSTPLLQRQGHAIKFPTTPPPCKKHQIGLQNTISQPEVFPLTKSKSHESQLANRLENGDTASSCASEHHVSSVGRRNRLPTEPGSCSSNADIMTECFLPNSNSPIKSPPYSSADSDDNSFKGTVITSLQVPKSPRTPTVTRGMGHIIAHRFTKTFKMMTTCDFCDKQMFIGTGLKCKECKYKCHRDCESKVPPSCGLPQELFDEFKRSVQGDGMVNVSPILNKPIITSPNHHSSNLLASLNRRDRKRSHPHSSMNIPFQGADSSSNTSSCNSSTPSSPALLPANTSQTPQAPMKQQFHFPGDVFTDVVLNEKGVTLETHRLESTTVSSDSERTVSVSGSGSVSTDSERTPVRVDSQDSQVSDGEPGDSRWPRQNSLSMREWDIPYDELKIGEPIGTGRFGTVYRGNWHGDVAIKVLNMDYYLDDDKTLEAFKLEVATFRKTRHENLVLFMGACMKPPCLAIVTSMSKGMTLYTHIHLRKDKFNMNKTTIIAQQISQGMGYLHARGIVHKDLKSKNIFLENGKVVITDFGLFSVTKLCYGNRKGNGLSIPPGWLCYLAPEIVRRLKPQQTRDQEELPFTDASDVYAFGTVWYELLCGEWPFKGQPPEAIIWQVGKGMKQPLANLQASRDVKDILMFCWSYHPENRPDFAKLLTTLEKLPRKRLARSPSHPIHLSRSAESVF; this is translated from the exons ATGGCGGACAGTGAAGATCCGGAACAAGAGATTCGACGAGCCTTGGACGTCGTTCAATCCATGATTGACATTTCTGCCGATCGACTGGAAGGTTTGAGAACTCAATGCTCGACCAGTGCGGAACTAACTCAACAGGAGATACGAACGTTGGAA GGAAAATTGATTAAGTTATATTCGAAGCAACTCGTGACTAAAGCCAAACTTACTGTAGAATCATTACCAGCAGAAATGAGACAGTATCCATCCTTGCAACAGTGGTTACGTGTAGTGGGTCTAACACAAGAATCCATTcaa ATGGTTTGTTCAAAAGCTAATTCTCTTGAagcattgaaagaaaaatcagaacATGAATTGGGTACTATGCTAGgtgagaataatattaaacatgaAGAAGAACTTCGTAGACTTTGTAGAGCATTGCACAATCTGCGCAGATATATGG ATGTACTTTTAAGAGGAGAGGTGGATAACAGTGATATGAACTTGTATTGGGATTCTTGGGATAGACATCATTTACGTACCGGCGCATCTCCTAGACCAATTCGTTCTCGTACTACAAGATGTTCTGTTCCCTCTGAAGATAGTATTCCatatcacaataacaataataatctcaCTAGCGATATGCTAGCGCAAGCTTCTTCTATTACATCTTTATCATCTACTAGTCCACCTTCTACGCCATTATTACAAAGACAAGGGCATg CGATCAAATTTCCTACAACTCCACCTCCTTGTAAAAAACATCAAATTGGTTTACAAAATACTATATCACAACCGGAAGTGTTTCCATTAACTAAGTCAAAATCTCATGAATCACAGTTAGCAAATCGTCTCGAAAATGGAGACACAGCTTCTag ttgtGCAAGCGAACATCATGTTAGTTCTGTAGGAAGGAGAAATCGTTTACCTACAGAACCAGGATCATGCAGTAGCAATGCAGATATCATGACAGAATGCTTCTTACCAAATAGTAACAGTCCTATTAAATCACCTCCATATTCCAGTGCAGATAGTGATGATAACAGTTTTAAAGGAACTG taaTAACAAGCTTGCAAGTGCCAAAATCGCCGCGTACTCCAACTGTAACACGTGGGATGGGTCATATTATTGCTCATCGTTTTACAAAAACCTTTAAAATGATGACTACTTGCGACTTTTGTGACAAACAAATGTTTATAGGAACTGGCTTGAAATGCAaagaatgtaaatataaatgtcaTAGAGACTGTGAATCTAAAGTACCTCCCTCTTGTGGCCTACCTCAAGAACTTTTTGATGAGTTCAAAAGATCTGTTCAGGGTGATG gTATGGTTAATGTGTCTCCAATATTGAACAAACCAATCATAACATCCCCAAATCATCATAGTTCTAATTTATTGGCTTCGTTGAATCGAAGAGATCGAAAGCGATCACACCCTCATTCTTCAATGAATATACCTTTTCAg GGTGCTGATTCTAGTTCGAATACCTCGAGCTGCAATAGCTCAACACCTTCTAGTCCAGCTTTATTACCTGCCAATACTAGCCAAACTCCACAAGCACCTATGAAGCAACAGTTCCATTTTCCAg GCGATGTGTTTACAGATGttgtattaaatgaaaaaggtGTTACATTGGAAACACATCGTCTTGAAAGTACAACCGTCTCGAGTGATAGTGAGAGGACAGTAAGTGTTTCTGGCTCTGGCAGTGTTAGCACTGATTCAGAAAGAACACCAGTCAGAGTAGATTCCCAGGATTCTCAGGTTTCTGATGGGGAACCAGGAGATAGCCGGTGGCCTCGTCAAAATAGC TTATCTATGAGGGAATGGGACATTCCATatgatgaattaaaaattggAGAACCTATAGGTACTGGAAGATTTGGAACAGTCTACAGAGGAAATTGGCATGGAGATGTTGCGATTAAAGTTTTAAATATGGACTATTATCTTGATGACGATAAAACATTAGAAGCCTTCAAATTAGAA GTGGCTACATTCCGAAAGACTAGACACGAAAATTTGGTTTTATTTATGGGAGCTTGTATGAAACCCCCTTGTTTAGCTATAGTAACTAGTATGAGCAAAGGCATGACACTTTACACCCACATTCATTTACGAAAAGATAAATTCAATATGAATAAAACGACTATTATCGCTCAACAGATTTCTcag GGAATGGGGTATCTTCATGCCCGTGGTATAGTTCACAAGGATTTGAAAAgcaaaaacatatttttagaaaatggaaaagtaGTAATAACTGATTTTGGTCTATTCAGTGTTACTAAACTCTGTTATGGTAATAG GAAAGGTAATGGATTAAGCATACCACCAGGTTGGTTGTGTTATTTGGCTCCTGAAATTGTACGACGATTAAAACCGCAACAAACTCGAGATCAAGAAGAATTACCATTTACAGATGCTTCTGACGTTTATGCATTTGG AACTGTGTGGTATGAACTTTTATGCGGTGAATGGCCATTCAAAGGTCAACCTCCTGAAGCTATAATTTGGCAAGTAGGTAAAGGAATGAAGCAACCTTTGGCTAATTTACAAGCCTCCCGTGATGTTAAG gatATTTTGATGTTTTGTTGGTCGTACCATCCTGAAAATCGACCTGACTTTGCAAAACTGTTAACTACACTTGAAAAGCTACCTCGTAAAAGGTTAGCACGTAGTCCTTCTCATCCTATTCATCTTTCTCGTTCTGCAGAATCTGTGTTTTGA